AGGCCGCCCGAAAGGCGGTCGCACCGGACATGGGTTCACTCTCCCAGGGAAGTCAATCCAGCGGCGCAGCGCGCCGGCCACAGGCTATCGAAGACCCGACGTCGACTGGGCTTGGGATCACGTCTTCAGCCTCGTCGAAATCCCCGACTCCACTCATTTCCCCATCCGGCTCCGAAAGCCCACTGGATCAACAGACCGGCGAAATCACTTCCGAGGTCAGGCCGGCTGGGCTCGCCGACGGCGAGCAGACGGAAGCCCACCTTGAGCGAGGAGAGACCGATTGGACGGCTCAGGCACGCAGCGTTGCTGTCGCTCGGAATCCCAACCCGCAAATGTCGCCCGACGACACCACGGGTACCGGGTCAGCCTCCGAAACCGGCCCGGCGCTTGCCCTTCTCGTCCGTGACGCGGCGGATGCGGTCGAGCATGGGAGGCCGGTGGGCGACACCTCGTCTCTCGGGAGTCGAATCGAGGCGTGGTGGCGCGCTGTGCGCGCGATCGCGGAGCACTGGTGGCGCGCAATCGAAGCGTTCATGATGGAGACTCACCCGTGAGTTCGAGACGCGCCGACCTCCAGCTCATGCGGCGGGTGGCGCTGCGCGATCCCAAAGCCGCCGCCGAGTTCTTCGACCTCTACGCGGATGAGATCTTCCGTTATGTCGTCCGTCGGATCGACGCCGTCGATGCTGAAGACGTTCTGCAAGAGGCATTCAAGCGCGCGCTCGTGAGCGCATCTACCTTTCGGGGTGAGGGAAGTCTCCGCTCCTGGCTATACGGGATCGCCCGTCATGCCCTGCTCGAGAGCTGGCGAGATCGAATCGACCCCCGGTCCTTCGTGGATCGGGCCGATCCGGGCCCGGGACCCGAGTCGATGGCGCTCCAAGGTGAGCAGCAGAAGCGACGCATCTGGGCCCTCGAGCAACTCCCCGATGAGCAAGCCATCGTTCTCGAGCTCCACCGCGCGGACGGCTTCTCGCACGACGAGATCTCGCAGATTCTGGGGATTCGCGCAGCCACCAGCCGCAAACGGCTCCAGCGGGCCCGCAAAGTTCTCGGCCGCGCTCTCGCAGGCGACGAGGCCTGCAACCCCGAACACGGGCGCCTCGACTCCTGGCGCCGCTCGTTGCTGATGCGAGTACTCCCCCAAGGAAATGGATCATGAAAGCCGGACTCGATCCGAAACGACGCGCGGCAATTCGCGACGGCGCCCTCAACGCCCTCTTCGAGCTCCCCGAGCGTATCGGGCGTTACGAAATCCGAGGCGAACTGGGACGTGGCGGAATGGGCGTCGTCTACGATGCGTTTGATCCGAGTCTCTCGCGTCCCGTGGCGATCAAGGTAATCGATACGCGGCGCCTCGCTGAAGCCGGGCTTGGTGACAGCGAATTTCACCAGCGGTTCGAACGCGAGATGCGCGCGACGAGCCACCTCTTCCACCCGAACCTCGTGACCATCCTCGACGCGGGAATCGCACGGGTTGGGGACGAACCGCAGGCCTATTATTTGATGGAACGCATCGAA
This sequence is a window from Myxococcales bacterium. Protein-coding genes within it:
- a CDS encoding RNA polymerase sigma factor; translated protein: MSSRRADLQLMRRVALRDPKAAAEFFDLYADEIFRYVVRRIDAVDAEDVLQEAFKRALVSASTFRGEGSLRSWLYGIARHALLESWRDRIDPRSFVDRADPGPGPESMALQGEQQKRRIWALEQLPDEQAIVLELHRADGFSHDEISQILGIRAATSRKRLQRARKVLGRALAGDEACNPEHGRLDSWRRSLLMRVLPQGNGS